The proteins below come from a single Accipiter gentilis chromosome W, bAccGen1.1, whole genome shotgun sequence genomic window:
- the LOC126035471 gene encoding uncharacterized protein LOC126035471 has translation MVANALWGWLQQWKKGNWQRRGKPIWAAALWQDIAVRIEKLVVKVRHVDAHVPKSRATEEHQNNHQADQAAKIEVSQVDLDWQRRGELFMAQWAHDTSGHQGRDATYRWARDRGVDLTMDTISQVIHECETCAAIKQAKRQKPLSHGGRWLKYKQWEAWQIDYITLPRTRQGKCHVLTMVEATTGWLETYPVSHATAQNTILGLEEKILWQHGTPERIESDNGTHFRNNLVDTWAKEHGIEWVYHIPYHAPASGKIERYNGLLKTTLRAMGGGTFKHWDTHLTKATWLVNTRGSANRAGPAQPRDPHTVEGDKVPVVRMRSMLGKTVWVSPPSSRSKPIQGVVFAQGPGYTWWVMQKDGEVRCVPQGDLILGENSQ, from the coding sequence atggtggcaaatgccctatgggggtggctacagcaatggaagaagggcaactggcagcgcagaggtaaacccatctgggctgccgcactgtggcaagatatcgctgttcggatagagaagctagtggtaaaagtacgtcacgtagatgctcatgtacccaagagtcgagccactgaagaacatcaaaacaaccaccaggcagatcaggccgccaagattgaagtgtctcaggtggacctggactggcaacgtagaggtgagctatttatggctcagtgggcccacgatacctcaggccatcagggaagagatgcaacatatagatgggctcgagatcgaggggtggacttgaccatggacactatctcacaggtcatccatgaatgtgaaacatgtgctgcaattaagcaagccaagcggcaaaaacccctgtcacatggaggacgatggctgaaatataaacagtgggaggcctggcagattgactatatcacactcccacgaacacgccaaggcaagtgccatgtgcttacaatggtggaagcaaccactgggtggctggaaacataccctgtgtcccatgccactgcccagaacactatcctgggccttgaagagaaaattttatggcaacacggcaccccagaaagaatcgagtcggacaacgggactcacttccgaaacaacctcgtagacacctgggccaaagaacatggcattgagtgggtgtatcacatcccttatcacgcaccagcctccggaaaaattgaacggtacaatggactgctgaaaactacattgagagcgatggggggtggaactttcaagcattgggatacacatttaacaaaagccacctggttagttaatactagaggatccgccaatcgggctggccccgcccaaccaagagatccacatactgtagaaggggataaagtccctgtagtgcgcatgaggagtatgttaggaaagacagtctgggttagtcctccctcaagcagaagcaaacccattcaaggggttgtttttgctcaaggacctgggtacacctggtgggtgatgcagaaggatggggaggttcgatgtgtacctcagggagatttgattttgggagagaatagccagtga